A window from Chitinophaga filiformis encodes these proteins:
- a CDS encoding PfkB family carbohydrate kinase, translating into MSLTVVGSMAFDDIETPFGKSGRIVGGSATFIAWAASNFVKPINQVSVIGGDFPQEELDALGAKGVAFDGVQVKKDEKSFYWAGRYHMDMNTRDTLATELNVLGEFQPVIPDSYQGSEFLILGNLTPQVQLSVIKQMKTRPKLIVMDTMNFWMEVAMDDLKIVLKEVDVLLVNDAEARQLTGEVSLVKAARKILTTMGPKYLIIKKGEHGALLFHENHVFFAPALPLEDVFDPTGAGDTFAGGFIGHLAKTKDISFENMKTAIIVGSAMASFCVERFGVGRLREISSEDISNRLEQFVQLVNFDIDLI; encoded by the coding sequence ATGTCGCTAACTGTTGTAGGTTCTATGGCGTTCGATGATATAGAAACGCCCTTTGGTAAATCAGGCCGGATCGTTGGTGGTTCAGCCACATTCATAGCATGGGCTGCTTCCAATTTCGTGAAGCCCATTAACCAGGTATCCGTAATTGGCGGTGACTTCCCTCAGGAAGAACTGGACGCACTGGGGGCCAAAGGTGTTGCTTTCGATGGAGTACAGGTAAAGAAAGATGAGAAATCTTTCTACTGGGCCGGAAGATATCATATGGACATGAATACCCGTGATACACTGGCTACAGAGCTGAACGTACTGGGGGAATTTCAGCCCGTAATACCCGACAGTTACCAGGGAAGCGAGTTCCTGATATTAGGTAATCTGACACCACAGGTGCAGCTGTCTGTAATAAAACAGATGAAGACCAGGCCTAAACTGATCGTAATGGACACCATGAACTTCTGGATGGAAGTAGCCATGGACGATCTGAAAATAGTGCTGAAGGAAGTAGACGTGCTCCTGGTAAATGACGCCGAAGCCCGTCAGCTGACCGGAGAAGTGTCTCTGGTAAAAGCTGCCCGCAAGATATTGACCACCATGGGGCCAAAATACCTGATCATCAAGAAAGGAGAGCACGGTGCACTGCTGTTCCATGAGAACCATGTATTCTTTGCACCTGCATTACCACTGGAAGATGTATTCGACCCAACCGGTGCCGGCGATACTTTTGCAGGTGGTTTTATCGGGCATCTGGCGAAAACAAAGGATATTTCCTTTGAAAACATGAAGACGGCCATTATCGTTGGTTCCGCTATGGCTTCCTTCTGTGTGGAACGCTTTGGAGTAGGCCGCCTGCGCGAGATCAGCAGTGAAGATATCAGTAACCGCCTGGAGCAGTTCGTACAACTGGTAAATTTTGATATTGACCTGATCTAG
- a CDS encoding PorP/SprF family type IX secretion system membrane protein has protein sequence MKNILFVVWTVLVTLLPAWAKAQVDPHFSQYYAYPMWLNPALTGIVDGDYRVSANYRNQWVNIGKPFSTTGVSFDAAGPNNIGVGANIINMSAGDAGYNYLNAMASFSYRGVRFGETGTSQLVFGIQAGMINRKIDPAKWQLGSQYDPVMGFDPSKPSGENISTTSSNVFDAAAGVMFFDSNPNHQFNPFAGFSAGHLTRPTDPFLTGEDRRLPVRYMTHGGTRVKLNDIFSITPHGLYMRQGNAHETVVGVYGQAYLNEEFDFLLGANYRINDSAIPFAGFHFKSFVLGLSYDVNTSNLRRLVNGSNSFELSLSFISRKKRVYSEENFFCPRL, from the coding sequence ATGAAGAACATACTCTTTGTTGTCTGGACAGTATTGGTCACTTTGCTGCCTGCATGGGCAAAAGCACAGGTAGACCCTCACTTTTCACAGTACTACGCTTATCCTATGTGGTTGAACCCTGCATTGACAGGAATCGTAGATGGCGACTATCGTGTCAGCGCCAACTATCGGAACCAATGGGTTAACATTGGTAAACCGTTTTCTACTACAGGTGTATCTTTTGATGCAGCAGGACCGAATAATATCGGTGTTGGTGCCAATATAATCAACATGTCGGCTGGAGATGCGGGCTATAATTACCTCAATGCAATGGCCAGTTTTTCTTACCGTGGCGTACGCTTCGGAGAAACAGGTACCAGCCAGCTGGTATTCGGTATCCAGGCAGGGATGATCAACCGCAAAATAGATCCGGCCAAATGGCAGCTGGGCAGTCAATACGATCCGGTAATGGGTTTCGATCCGTCAAAGCCCAGTGGCGAGAATATCAGCACCACTTCTTCCAATGTATTTGATGCAGCTGCAGGTGTCATGTTCTTCGATAGCAATCCCAATCATCAGTTCAATCCCTTCGCCGGTTTTTCCGCCGGCCATCTTACACGGCCAACGGATCCGTTTCTGACGGGTGAAGACAGGCGCCTGCCGGTAAGATACATGACACATGGCGGTACACGTGTTAAATTGAATGATATCTTCAGTATTACACCTCACGGCCTGTACATGCGCCAGGGAAATGCACATGAAACGGTAGTGGGCGTGTATGGACAGGCGTATCTGAATGAAGAATTTGACTTCCTGCTGGGAGCCAATTACCGCATCAACGATTCCGCCATCCCATTTGCCGGTTTTCACTTCAAAAGCTTTGTACTCGGGCTTAGTTATGATGTGAACACTTCCAATCTCAGGCGATTGGTCAATGGTAGTAACAGTTTTGAACTATCCTTATCCTTCATAAGCCGGAAGAAGAGAGTTTACTCCGAAGAGAATTTCTTTTGCCCGCGCCTGTAA
- a CDS encoding MATE family efflux transporter translates to MRDTQANSRLGKVFRLFVMAVSGTEKEFTSGNINRAIFLLSVPMILEMVMESLFAVVDIFFVSKLGKHAISAVGLTESMMTLVYTAAFGLSMAATAVVARRTGEKDGDAAAHTAVQSLYVALVLAIAIAVTGIIFAPDLLTLMGASAEVVDNGHIYTRIMLGSNLIVILLFLINGIFRGAGDAAIAMRSLWIANILNILLCPLLINGLGPIPALGLKGAALATTIGRGIGVCYQLYRLFGGKGLIRISRQHIRPDISVIWKIVKIAAGGTAQLLINTVSWIFLVRLIARFGEDAVAGYTIAIRIVIFALLPAFGMANAAASLVGQNLGAGQPDRAETSVWRAAFFNMLFLGSISIFFFLAARPVVMLFTSETAIVLKAAECLQLLSAGYIFYAYGMVLSQSFNGAGDTRTPTLINLVGFWMFQIPLAWILAVTYNMGPAGVFWAIAIAESCIAVAAIFIFRKGWWKRVKV, encoded by the coding sequence ATGCGAGATACACAGGCCAATTCCCGCCTGGGCAAGGTATTCCGGTTGTTTGTTATGGCAGTATCAGGCACGGAAAAAGAGTTCACCAGTGGTAATATCAACCGCGCTATTTTTTTATTATCAGTACCCATGATCCTGGAGATGGTGATGGAATCACTTTTTGCAGTCGTGGATATTTTCTTTGTGAGTAAGCTGGGTAAGCACGCCATCTCTGCTGTTGGATTGACAGAATCTATGATGACGCTGGTTTATACAGCGGCATTTGGACTGAGCATGGCGGCTACGGCAGTGGTAGCGCGACGTACAGGTGAGAAAGATGGCGATGCTGCCGCACATACTGCTGTGCAGTCGCTGTACGTAGCATTGGTGCTGGCTATTGCTATTGCTGTAACTGGTATCATATTCGCTCCCGATCTGCTCACGCTGATGGGCGCCTCCGCGGAAGTGGTTGATAACGGGCACATATATACGCGTATTATGCTGGGCAGTAACCTCATTGTAATACTGCTTTTCCTCATCAACGGTATTTTCCGTGGCGCAGGAGATGCTGCTATCGCAATGAGATCGTTATGGATAGCCAATATTCTGAACATCCTCTTGTGTCCTTTGCTGATTAATGGTCTGGGACCAATTCCCGCCCTGGGGCTGAAGGGTGCTGCGCTGGCTACTACGATAGGCCGTGGTATAGGTGTATGTTACCAGCTGTACCGCCTCTTCGGCGGCAAGGGCCTGATCCGCATCAGCAGGCAGCATATACGCCCCGATATAAGTGTGATCTGGAAAATAGTGAAGATAGCCGCCGGAGGTACTGCACAGTTGCTCATCAATACAGTCAGCTGGATATTCCTGGTACGCCTGATAGCCCGTTTTGGGGAAGATGCGGTGGCCGGATATACCATCGCTATAAGGATCGTTATTTTCGCGCTGCTGCCTGCTTTTGGTATGGCCAATGCTGCAGCGTCCCTTGTAGGGCAGAACCTGGGCGCCGGTCAGCCCGACCGGGCGGAAACATCCGTATGGAGGGCTGCGTTCTTTAATATGTTGTTCCTGGGATCAATATCGATCTTTTTCTTCCTGGCCGCCCGGCCGGTAGTAATGCTATTTACCAGCGAGACTGCTATTGTGTTAAAGGCCGCAGAGTGCCTGCAACTGTTAAGTGCAGGGTACATCTTTTATGCCTATGGCATGGTGCTCTCACAGTCTTTTAACGGGGCGGGAGACACGCGCACCCCTACCCTGATTAACCTGGTAGGCTTCTGGATGTTCCAGATCCCCTTGGCCTGGATACTGGCCGTAACCTATAATATGGGCCCGGCAGGTGTTTTCTGGGCTATAGCCATAGCAGAATCCTGCATCGCGGTAGCGGCTATCTTTATATTCCGGAAAGGATGGTGGAAGCGGGTGAAAGTTTAG
- a CDS encoding OmpA family protein: MKQHVRYWLAIALLLCIVSTSKAQYVYDYKRTGDIYFEAKDYYSAAQYYNKALGTFKIKPGRVLPYTVELRGKESGKLKDYEVVIYRLAESYRNYYDYGNAEKYYEQVVGFNNNTLFPLARFWYGVSLRANGKYSTALEQFTKFRQEYNKIDEFSTRANLEIACCEFAIAEENRLPAYTISKLGGDVNAGGANYAPAVLGKDMLLYTSSRPDSSELEKEKKSKKANPYINNLFIAHGKGADFHNSVPVNIPDANGLDQGVATVSPDGNTLYLTRWTTKNGIKAAAIYTSSRNAGKWDEPKPLGPNVNVEGYSAMQPFVTADGKFLLFSSNRPGGMGKNDLWYCPLDKGVAGPAKNMGTNINTRDEEQAPFYDGEKKALIFSTDGRVGLGGLDFFVVEGDFNSWGAPRNLGIPLNSPKDDVYYSPVDNEHPLAAGYISSDRESVCCLEVFAIKKISKIINGLVLDCENNMPLTGAKITLLDTILQRVLQQVVLDETGRYQFEVEPLKHYKIMAEKENYFSKAIYANTDGLTKIDSLLNPNTCLKRYEIGKPIILKDIYYDFDKATLRPQSLIVLDTVVAIMQDNPNIIIEMSAHTDSKGQDAYNMKLSQRRAQSCVDYLISRGISSDRMIAKGYGETRPIAPNEMPNGKDNPDGRQLNRRTEFKVLRVTQLD, encoded by the coding sequence ATGAAACAACATGTACGCTATTGGCTGGCTATCGCATTATTACTGTGCATCGTAAGCACCTCAAAGGCCCAGTATGTATACGACTATAAGAGGACCGGTGATATTTACTTCGAGGCAAAGGATTACTACTCTGCTGCGCAGTACTACAACAAAGCCCTTGGTACTTTTAAAATAAAACCAGGCAGGGTCCTGCCTTATACTGTTGAGTTACGGGGCAAGGAGTCGGGCAAGCTCAAAGATTATGAAGTGGTGATCTACCGCCTGGCGGAATCTTACCGGAATTATTACGACTATGGTAATGCCGAAAAATATTATGAGCAGGTAGTCGGGTTCAATAATAACACGCTTTTTCCGCTTGCCCGTTTCTGGTATGGCGTAAGCCTGCGTGCAAACGGGAAGTATAGTACTGCATTGGAGCAGTTCACAAAATTCAGGCAGGAGTATAATAAAATAGACGAGTTCAGCACACGTGCCAACCTGGAGATCGCCTGCTGTGAGTTTGCGATTGCTGAGGAAAATCGTCTGCCTGCCTATACGATCAGTAAGTTAGGAGGGGATGTAAATGCAGGAGGTGCAAACTATGCACCTGCGGTATTAGGGAAAGACATGCTGTTATATACCTCGTCCCGTCCAGATAGCAGTGAACTGGAAAAAGAGAAGAAATCTAAAAAAGCCAATCCATACATCAACAACCTGTTCATCGCCCATGGAAAGGGGGCTGACTTTCACAATAGTGTGCCGGTCAATATTCCTGACGCTAATGGGCTTGATCAGGGGGTAGCTACGGTGAGCCCGGATGGAAATACACTGTACCTGACACGTTGGACAACCAAAAACGGAATAAAAGCGGCGGCTATTTACACCAGCAGCAGGAATGCCGGAAAATGGGATGAGCCCAAACCACTAGGCCCGAATGTCAACGTAGAGGGATATAGTGCGATGCAGCCATTTGTGACTGCTGATGGTAAATTTCTGTTGTTTTCCTCCAACAGGCCGGGTGGTATGGGAAAAAACGATCTGTGGTACTGCCCGCTCGACAAAGGCGTTGCCGGGCCTGCCAAGAACATGGGTACAAATATCAATACCCGCGATGAGGAACAGGCGCCCTTCTATGACGGTGAGAAGAAAGCCTTGATATTCAGCACTGATGGAAGGGTCGGACTCGGAGGATTGGACTTCTTCGTTGTTGAGGGCGACTTCAACAGTTGGGGAGCGCCTAGGAACCTGGGCATTCCGTTAAATTCCCCTAAAGATGATGTCTATTATTCCCCTGTTGATAATGAGCATCCACTGGCTGCCGGATACATCAGTTCCGACAGGGAGTCAGTATGCTGTCTGGAAGTGTTCGCTATAAAGAAGATCTCTAAAATTATCAATGGATTAGTGCTGGATTGTGAGAATAATATGCCGCTTACAGGCGCAAAGATTACATTGCTGGATACCATATTACAGCGTGTATTGCAGCAGGTTGTACTGGATGAGACCGGGCGCTACCAGTTTGAAGTGGAACCGCTGAAGCACTATAAGATCATGGCAGAAAAAGAGAACTATTTCTCCAAGGCGATTTATGCAAATACGGACGGTTTAACAAAAATTGACTCTTTATTAAATCCAAATACCTGTCTTAAACGTTATGAAATAGGAAAGCCCATTATCCTGAAGGATATTTACTATGACTTCGATAAGGCAACCTTACGTCCGCAGTCACTGATAGTACTCGACACAGTGGTCGCTATCATGCAGGATAACCCTAATATCATCATTGAGATGAGTGCGCATACGGATAGTAAGGGTCAGGATGCATATAATATGAAACTGTCTCAGCGAAGGGCGCAATCCTGTGTGGATTACCTGATAAGCAGAGGTATCTCCAGCGACCGTATGATCGCTAAAGGATATGGAGAGACAAGGCCGATAGCACCCAATGAGATGCCGAACGGGAAGGATAACCCGGATGGCAGGCAGTTGAACAGAAGAACAGAATTTAAAGTGTTGCGCGTAACCCAGTTAGACTAG